One genomic region from Candidatus Mesenet endosymbiont of Agriotes lineatus encodes:
- a CDS encoding UbiX family flavin prenyltransferase produces MNKRIVIGISGASGIIYGIRLLEVLKETDYETHLVVSNSAKLTLAHETSLKFEDLSLLASKAYSIDEVGAKIASGSFKTIGMVIAPCSVNTMSEIASCITSNLLSRAADVAIKEKRRLVLMARESPLHLGHLRNMVSLVEMGAIIAPPVPAFYALPKSIDDIVNHSVGKILDLFDIKHSLYNEWQGL; encoded by the coding sequence GTGAATAAAAGAATTGTAATTGGCATAAGTGGTGCATCAGGAATAATTTATGGTATACGCCTTTTAGAGGTGTTAAAAGAAACCGATTATGAAACTCACTTAGTGGTGAGTAACTCAGCAAAGTTAACTTTAGCTCATGAAACATCTTTAAAGTTTGAGGATTTAAGTTTATTAGCTAGTAAGGCCTACTCTATAGATGAAGTGGGGGCAAAGATTGCTAGCGGTTCTTTTAAAACAATAGGAATGGTTATAGCTCCATGTTCTGTCAATACTATGTCTGAAATTGCATCTTGTATTACTTCTAATTTATTATCTCGAGCTGCAGATGTTGCAATCAAAGAGAAACGTAGGTTGGTTCTGATGGCCCGTGAATCTCCACTGCATCTAGGTCATTTGCGTAATATGGTATCTTTAGTGGAGATGGGGGCTATAATTGCTCCTCCTGTGCCAGCGTTTTACGCTCTTCCTAAGTCAATTGATGATATAGTTAATCATTCAGTCGGAAAAATACTCGACTTATTTGATATTAAACATTCATTATACAACGAATGGCAGGGGCTATAA
- a CDS encoding DUF2312 domain-containing protein — translation MEIADTINVVPEELKSYIERIEKLELEKKGMQDHIRDVYAEAADKGFDPKIMKEVIKLRKMENDDREEQEMLLDTYQRALGMKDNCE, via the coding sequence ATGGAAATAGCAGATACAATTAATGTAGTTCCTGAAGAGCTTAAATCATATATAGAAAGAATCGAAAAACTTGAGTTAGAAAAAAAAGGAATGCAAGATCATATTCGTGATGTGTATGCAGAAGCAGCAGATAAAGGATTTGATCCAAAAATTATGAAGGAAGTTATAAAACTGAGAAAGATGGAAAATGATGATAGAGAAGAGCAAGAAATGCTACTTGATACCTATCAACGTGCTCTTGGAATGAAAGATAATTGTGAATAA
- a CDS encoding HlyC/CorC family transporter, giving the protein MDWLLVYSSVGVLFLLFASFFLSGAETALTSVSQSRIHKLKLEGNKKAEIIERLLSRKKIVLGTILLGNTVVNISSSALSTAIFMRFFGNEGILLSTALITVCILLFCEVLPKTYAIQNPERVALLSSYIINFLIKTLSPFAIAVQFIVNFILRLFRLDKNKEVISAADAIRNIIFWHDSKGTMLKEDIDMLSSILDLAETDISQVMTHRKNLFALNIDQDKEQLIKEMLTSSHSRIPLWKNNPDNIVGILHVKDLINSLRKENNNIEKVDITKIMLKPWFVPDTTPLSTQLHNFRKNKRHLALVIDEYGSLQGIVTLEDILEEIVGDISDEHDVVTDNLIKKVSDMVYHIGGEVPVRDINRQLRWNLPEEDASTLAGIIINDAERIPEEAEEFDMHGFTFRILKKEKNIITTIEVCIKNDTTNSSSK; this is encoded by the coding sequence CGGCATTAACTTCAGTTAGCCAGTCCCGTATTCATAAGTTAAAATTAGAGGGTAATAAAAAAGCTGAAATAATAGAACGCTTGCTAAGTAGAAAAAAGATAGTTTTAGGCACGATATTGCTAGGGAATACTGTTGTCAATATCTCTTCCTCTGCGCTTTCAACTGCAATTTTTATGAGATTTTTTGGTAATGAAGGTATTTTATTATCAACAGCTCTTATTACTGTATGCATACTTTTGTTTTGCGAAGTATTGCCAAAGACTTATGCCATACAAAATCCCGAGAGAGTTGCTCTACTTTCATCTTATATTATTAACTTTCTCATCAAGACTCTATCTCCTTTTGCAATAGCTGTTCAATTTATTGTAAACTTTATTTTAAGGTTATTCAGGTTAGATAAAAATAAGGAGGTTATCTCTGCAGCTGATGCAATACGCAATATAATATTTTGGCATGATAGTAAAGGAACTATGCTTAAGGAAGATATAGACATGCTAAGTAGTATATTAGATTTAGCAGAAACTGATATATCTCAAGTAATGACTCATAGAAAAAATTTATTTGCACTAAATATAGATCAAGATAAAGAGCAATTAATAAAAGAAATGTTAACGAGTAGTCACAGCAGGATACCTCTGTGGAAAAATAATCCTGATAATATAGTTGGAATTTTGCATGTAAAAGATTTAATCAATTCTCTGCGCAAGGAGAATAATAATATTGAAAAGGTTGATATTACAAAAATAATGCTCAAACCTTGGTTTGTACCTGATACTACTCCTCTTAGTACTCAACTTCATAATTTTCGTAAAAATAAAAGGCATCTTGCTCTTGTGATTGATGAGTACGGTTCTTTACAAGGGATAGTAACGCTTGAAGATATACTGGAGGAGATAGTTGGTGATATATCTGATGAGCATGACGTAGTAACAGATAATTTAATAAAAAAAGTGTCAGATATGGTTTATCATATAGGTGGGGAAGTACCTGTAAGAGATATCAATAGGCAGCTGCGCTGGAACTTACCTGAGGAAGATGCATCAACTCTTGCAGGAATAATAATTAATGATGCAGAGCGTATACCCGAAGAAGCAGAAGAATTTGACATGCATGGTTTTACTTTTAGAATCCTAAAGAAGGAGAAAAATATTATTACTACTATTGAAGTTTGTATTAAAAATGATACTACTAATAGTAGTTCTAAGTAA